One region of Dissulfurirhabdus thermomarina genomic DNA includes:
- a CDS encoding DUF5714 domain-containing protein produces MTCTSCGRSFMGAIRCPGGHFVCDDCHDRAAIELATARYRADPSPDPVRLFQVVTDDPAVPMLGCHHAAIAALALVTALNTEGTVVIPPAAEAEILERVRRQAIGGYCGLTGVCGVIPAVGACFATLLGSKCGTRERQRRTMAVTAAAAAAVAGLTGPSCCKAYALKCIEVACRFLHAYFGVALPIPRTPACGHAERHPHGCRRGACPYYPASRDTPPLTPPP; encoded by the coding sequence ATGACCTGTACCTCCTGCGGCCGGTCCTTCATGGGGGCCATCCGGTGCCCCGGCGGACACTTCGTCTGCGACGATTGCCACGACCGGGCGGCGATCGAGCTGGCGACCGCGCGGTACAGGGCCGATCCCTCGCCCGACCCGGTCCGGCTCTTCCAGGTCGTCACCGACGACCCCGCCGTGCCCATGCTGGGATGCCACCACGCCGCCATTGCCGCCCTGGCCCTCGTCACCGCCCTCAACACCGAGGGCACCGTGGTGATCCCGCCGGCGGCCGAGGCGGAGATCCTGGAACGGGTACGGCGCCAGGCCATCGGCGGCTACTGCGGCCTCACCGGGGTCTGCGGGGTGATCCCCGCCGTGGGGGCGTGTTTCGCCACCCTGCTGGGCTCGAAGTGCGGCACCCGCGAGCGGCAGCGCCGGACCATGGCGGTGACGGCCGCGGCAGCGGCCGCCGTGGCCGGCCTCACCGGGCCGAGCTGCTGCAAGGCCTACGCCCTCAAGTGCATCGAGGTGGCCTGCCGGTTCCTCCACGCCTACTTCGGGGTCGCCTTGCCGATCCCCCGCACCCCGGCCTGCGGGCACGCCGAGCGCCACCCCCACGGCTGCCGGCGCGGGGCATGTCCCTACTACCCGGCCTCCCGGGACACCCCGCCCCTCACGCCCCCACCTTGA
- the leuD gene encoding 3-isopropylmalate dehydratase small subunit (catalyzes the isomerization between 2-isopropylmalate and 3-isopropylmalate in leucine biosynthesis): MSGPVTVPVFVLGDDVSTDLLHPPDYFSLDPARIREGFLRGVSEEWSRRVPPGAVIVAGRNLGCGSSREVTAQVFRERGVRLVLARSFARIFHRNLVNLGIPHRSVEGAVPWPPGTELEAVLDLEGRRLFATGGPALRFAPPSPFADRVAAAGGLLGLLEPGEKRGAPPA, encoded by the coding sequence ATGAGCGGCCCCGTCACCGTTCCCGTCTTCGTCCTGGGCGACGACGTCTCCACCGACCTCCTCCACCCGCCGGACTACTTCAGCCTGGACCCCGCCCGCATCCGCGAGGGCTTCCTCCGGGGCGTCTCCGAGGAGTGGTCCCGGCGCGTCCCGCCGGGGGCCGTGATCGTGGCCGGGCGGAACCTCGGCTGCGGCTCCTCCCGGGAGGTGACGGCCCAGGTCTTCCGGGAGCGGGGCGTCCGGCTCGTCCTGGCTCGGAGCTTCGCCCGGATCTTCCACCGGAACCTCGTCAACCTGGGGATCCCCCACCGGAGCGTGGAGGGAGCGGTCCCCTGGCCCCCGGGGACCGAGCTCGAGGCCGTGCTCGACCTGGAGGGCCGGCGCCTCTTCGCCACCGGCGGCCCGGCGCTCCGCTTCGCCCCGCCCTCCCCCTTCGCCGATCGGGTCGCCGCGGCCGGCGGGCTCCTGGGGCTGCTGGAACCGGGCGAAAAACGCGGGGCTCCCCCCGCCTGA
- a CDS encoding 3-isopropylmalate dehydratase large subunit, which translates to MPATLTERILEAHIAGREGDLLHVRYDHLLLHDATGALLVDRFRALGRPPAHPGRILAAADHFVPPASAERAEILQKYLDFTAGLPGIRNRPFDGICHQLLVEDPATGPGQFIIGADSHTVTAGALGALATGLGSTDILFAMAAGWTWMAPPEVRRLVLEGRRGPWIRGKDAALAVLRRTGPAPAGADLAYECVDRCEPPLSMDSRFSLACMGAEMGAAFFLMVPDAVTRAYVEAKGGRWPESPLAPEADAAYHGELTVPLPGRPLVAVPPAPWHVEPVDALAGVRIHQAFIGSCTGGRIEDLADAARLLRGRRVAPGVRLVVIPASRAVYQEALEAGYLSDIVAAGGMVGIPSCGPCGGIDKGILGRGQVMVATSNRNFPGRTGRGETYLASAPVVAASAVAGRIAAPEEVAPDGPRRGAPGRRPGT; encoded by the coding sequence ATGCCGGCGACCCTGACCGAGCGGATCCTGGAGGCCCACATCGCCGGCCGGGAGGGAGACCTCCTCCACGTCCGCTACGATCACCTGCTCCTCCACGACGCCACGGGCGCCCTCCTGGTGGACCGGTTCCGGGCCCTGGGCCGCCCGCCGGCCCACCCGGGGCGGATCCTCGCCGCGGCCGACCACTTCGTGCCCCCGGCCAGCGCGGAACGGGCCGAGATCCTCCAGAAGTACCTCGACTTCACCGCCGGGCTCCCGGGCATCCGAAACCGCCCCTTCGACGGCATCTGCCACCAGCTCCTGGTGGAAGACCCGGCCACCGGCCCGGGCCAGTTCATCATCGGGGCGGACTCCCACACGGTGACCGCCGGCGCCCTGGGGGCCCTGGCCACGGGCCTGGGCTCCACGGACATCCTCTTCGCCATGGCCGCGGGGTGGACATGGATGGCGCCCCCCGAGGTCCGGCGCCTCGTCCTGGAGGGCCGCCGGGGGCCGTGGATCCGCGGCAAGGACGCCGCCCTGGCCGTGCTGCGGCGGACCGGGCCGGCCCCCGCCGGGGCCGACCTCGCCTACGAGTGCGTGGACCGGTGCGAGCCGCCGCTTTCCATGGACTCCCGGTTCTCCCTGGCCTGCATGGGGGCCGAGATGGGCGCGGCCTTCTTCCTGATGGTGCCCGACGCGGTGACCCGGGCCTACGTCGAGGCCAAGGGGGGGCGGTGGCCGGAATCGCCCCTGGCGCCGGAGGCCGACGCCGCCTACCACGGGGAACTCACCGTCCCCCTTCCCGGCCGGCCCCTGGTGGCCGTCCCGCCCGCCCCCTGGCACGTCGAGCCGGTGGACGCCCTCGCCGGTGTACGCATCCACCAGGCCTTCATCGGCTCGTGCACCGGGGGGCGCATCGAGGACCTGGCCGACGCGGCCCGCCTCCTCCGGGGACGCCGGGTGGCGCCCGGGGTGCGGCTCGTGGTGATCCCGGCCTCCCGGGCGGTCTACCAGGAGGCCCTGGAGGCGGGCTACCTCTCCGACATCGTGGCGGCCGGGGGCATGGTGGGCATCCCGAGCTGCGGGCCCTGCGGCGGCATCGACAAGGGCATCCTCGGCCGGGGCCAGGTCATGGTGGCCACTTCCAACCGGAACTTTCCCGGCCGGACCGGCCGGGGCGAGACCTACCTCGCCTCCGCCCCGGTGGTGGCGGCCAGCGCCGTGGCCGGCCGCATCGCCGCGCCCGAGGAGGTGGCGCCGGACGGGCCGCGGCGCGGGGCACCCGGAAGGAGGCCCGGCACATGA
- a CDS encoding homocitrate synthase/isopropylmalate synthase family protein, which produces MTAPTAADPAARPPVLTIDSTLRDGEQAAGVYFTVREKVEIARALDAAGVTYLDAGFPVVSREEAEALRRIAAEGLRARVFATVRPDPDEVRRCRDLGAQGVFLFFPISGILRGLIRSVDLEAFQARISAAVEEALRLDLACMVVLEDAGRSGEAAEHEAVLALRGLGVRDFIVAESVGALTPWRMREKVARLRAAFPDIRVGVHSHNDFGLATANSLAAVAAGAAYFSGTVNGIGERAGNAPLEEFVVAARELLGLATDVRPEALRGLCELVEEVSGIPIAPHKPVAGFNTFRCESGLHSRALLRREGSYEPYDPALVGQERGFVLGKHTGIEHLEWLLERRGVRLAETEKRRLLERIKSFQEVHKDGELRAFVRECRRFYRSRLGLSESVLDALLAEVTGCRRP; this is translated from the coding sequence ATGACCGCTCCGACCGCCGCCGACCCCGCCGCCCGCCCCCCGGTGCTCACCATCGACAGCACCCTCCGCGACGGGGAACAGGCCGCCGGGGTCTATTTCACCGTCCGGGAGAAGGTCGAGATCGCCCGGGCCCTGGACGCCGCCGGCGTCACCTACCTCGACGCCGGCTTCCCCGTGGTCTCCCGGGAGGAGGCCGAAGCCCTCCGGCGCATCGCCGCCGAGGGGCTCCGCGCCCGGGTCTTCGCCACGGTGCGGCCGGACCCGGACGAGGTGCGGCGCTGCCGGGACCTCGGGGCCCAGGGTGTCTTCCTCTTCTTCCCCATCTCCGGGATCCTCCGGGGGCTCATCCGCTCCGTGGACCTCGAGGCCTTCCAGGCCCGCATCTCTGCGGCCGTGGAGGAGGCCCTGCGGCTGGACCTCGCCTGCATGGTGGTCCTGGAGGACGCCGGGCGGTCGGGCGAAGCCGCGGAGCACGAGGCCGTCCTGGCGCTCCGCGGCCTCGGCGTGCGCGACTTCATCGTGGCGGAGAGCGTCGGCGCCCTCACCCCCTGGCGGATGCGGGAGAAGGTCGCCCGCCTCCGGGCCGCCTTCCCGGATATCCGGGTGGGCGTCCACAGCCACAACGACTTCGGCCTCGCCACGGCCAACAGCCTGGCCGCCGTGGCCGCGGGGGCCGCCTACTTCTCGGGCACCGTGAACGGCATCGGCGAGCGGGCCGGAAACGCCCCCCTGGAGGAGTTCGTGGTGGCCGCGCGGGAGCTGCTCGGCCTCGCCACCGACGTCCGCCCCGAGGCCCTCAGGGGCCTCTGCGAACTGGTGGAGGAGGTCTCCGGCATCCCCATCGCCCCCCACAAGCCCGTGGCGGGCTTCAACACCTTCCGCTGCGAGTCCGGGCTCCACTCGCGGGCGCTGCTGCGCCGGGAGGGGAGCTACGAACCCTACGACCCCGCCCTGGTGGGGCAGGAGCGGGGCTTCGTGCTGGGCAAGCACACGGGGATCGAACACCTCGAGTGGCTCCTCGAGCGGCGGGGGGTGCGCCTGGCCGAGACCGAAAAGCGCCGTCTCCTCGAGCGGATCAAGTCCTTCCAGGAGGTGCACAAGGACGGGGAACTCCGGGCCTTCGTCCGGGAATGCCGCCGCTTCTACCGCTCGCGGCTGGGGCTTTCCGAGTCGGTGCTGGACGCCCTGCTCGCCGAGGTCACCGGATGCCGGCGACCCTGA
- a CDS encoding polysaccharide deacetylase family protein, with protein sequence MKNVLSIDWEDWFHVCEVDRHLPRQRWDAFPSILDEATDVLLDLLQRRRTRATFFVVGYSAERQPELVRRIAREGHEVAYHGYDHTLVYETAPAAFAGDLAMGRALLGELTGQEIRGFRAPQWSLNQRAPWAVDEIIRAGFRYDSSRAPLPIVGNPAFPRSAHVLEVEEGRGRLVELPPLVLDLPGLPLPAGGGWGLRTWPLAAVVARARAMNRAGSPAVFHFHPVEFVRERPRARLPLVKRFVLRFGLRSTRRAWDYLLDRLEFTTAWDCVQALGR encoded by the coding sequence ATGAAGAACGTCCTCAGCATCGACTGGGAGGACTGGTTCCACGTCTGCGAGGTGGACCGCCACCTGCCCCGGCAGCGGTGGGACGCGTTCCCCTCCATCCTGGACGAGGCCACGGACGTCCTCCTCGACCTCCTCCAGCGCCGCCGCACCCGGGCCACATTCTTCGTGGTGGGCTACTCGGCCGAGCGCCAACCGGAACTCGTCCGGCGCATCGCCCGCGAGGGGCACGAGGTGGCCTACCACGGCTACGACCACACCCTGGTCTACGAGACGGCCCCCGCGGCCTTCGCCGGGGACCTCGCCATGGGGCGGGCCCTGCTCGGGGAACTCACCGGCCAGGAGATCCGGGGATTCCGGGCCCCCCAGTGGTCCCTCAACCAGCGGGCCCCCTGGGCCGTGGACGAGATCATCCGGGCGGGCTTCCGTTACGACTCGAGCCGGGCCCCGCTGCCCATCGTGGGGAACCCGGCCTTCCCCCGCTCCGCCCACGTCCTCGAGGTGGAGGAGGGCCGCGGCCGGTTGGTGGAACTGCCCCCCCTGGTCCTCGACCTCCCGGGCCTGCCGCTCCCCGCCGGCGGGGGCTGGGGGCTTCGGACCTGGCCGCTCGCCGCCGTGGTGGCCCGGGCCCGGGCCATGAACCGCGCGGGTTCGCCCGCGGTCTTCCACTTCCACCCGGTGGAGTTCGTCCGGGAGCGCCCCCGGGCGCGCCTTCCCCTCGTCAAGCGTTTCGTCCTCCGCTTCGGGCTCCGCTCCACCCGGCGCGCGTGGGACTACCTCCTCGACCGCCTGGAGTTCACCACGGCATGGGACTGCGTGCAGGCGCTCGGCCGATGA